Proteins from one Deinococcus actinosclerus genomic window:
- a CDS encoding DUF1905 domain-containing protein translates to MPLTFTAELFHWRGPAPHYFLRVPEELVPDLKDAARFVTYGWGMIPCEAVVGETRFRTSIFPKDGGYLLPVKVVVRRAESLEEGQAVTVSVTPG, encoded by the coding sequence ATGCCCCTGACGTTCACGGCCGAGCTGTTTCACTGGCGTGGTCCCGCCCCGCATTACTTCCTGCGGGTGCCGGAGGAACTGGTGCCGGACCTGAAGGACGCCGCGCGGTTCGTGACGTACGGGTGGGGCATGATCCCGTGCGAGGCGGTGGTGGGGGAGACCCGGTTCCGCACCTCGATCTTCCCGAAGGATGGCGGGTACCTGTTGCCGGTGAAGGTCGTGGTGCGCCGCGCGGAGTCGCTGGAGGAGGGGCAGGCGGTCACGGTGAGCGTCACGCCTGGGTGA